The window ATCGCCGGAGAGAGCTGTTGGTTACTTCCGGCGATGAGAATGAGTTTACCGGCGGCGGAGACGCATTGAATCGGTAGATTAAATGAGATAAACGACGGATGACGGTAAAGAATCCGGTGAAGAGGCGGGTagggtggaggaggaggaagcggATCCCATTTGGAAGAAACCGGGTCGAAACACATAAACCGAACAGACGGGTTGACCCGACCCGGATCTGAGGTCGTATCGACGAAC of the Camelina sativa cultivar DH55 unplaced genomic scaffold, Cs unpScaffold11936, whole genome shotgun sequence genome contains:
- the LOC109132001 gene encoding F-box/kelch-repeat protein SKIP25-like, which produces ISEICLSLVRRPSLLSAVCTRWRRLLYSPEFPPFPSLYALFVDTTSDPGRVNPSVRFMCFDPVSSKWDPLPPPPPYPPLHRILYRHPSFISFNLPIQCVSAAGKLILIAGSNQQLS